In the Mycoplasmoides gallisepticum genome, one interval contains:
- the rplE gene encoding 50S ribosomal protein L5, whose product MNLKTKYKTKIVPLLQKEFGFSSVMQVPKIEKIVINMGVGDATKDAKLLELAQAELQAISGQKPVITKAHSSNASFKIRQGQAIGCKVTLRGEKMWNFLEKLINIALPRVRDFRGLSNRAFDARGNYTLGIKEQIIFPEIIYDNVKKIRGFDVTLVISSDNAKYNHRLLLELGMPLIKTKEHANG is encoded by the coding sequence ATGAATTTGAAAACTAAATATAAGACAAAAATCGTTCCATTATTACAAAAAGAATTTGGCTTTTCTTCAGTAATGCAAGTTCCTAAGATCGAAAAGATCGTGATCAACATGGGTGTTGGTGATGCTACTAAAGATGCAAAACTATTAGAACTAGCACAAGCTGAATTGCAAGCAATTAGTGGACAAAAACCAGTCATTACTAAAGCACACTCTTCAAACGCTTCTTTCAAAATTAGACAAGGTCAAGCAATTGGTTGTAAAGTAACTCTAAGAGGTGAGAAGATGTGAAACTTCTTAGAAAAACTAATTAACATTGCCCTACCACGCGTAAGAGACTTCAGAGGTTTATCAAACCGCGCATTTGATGCTAGAGGGAATTACACTCTAGGAATTAAAGAGCAGATCATCTTCCCAGAAATTATCTATGATAATGTGAAGAAAATTCGTGGATTCGACGTTACGTTAGTAATTTCATCTGATAATGCTAAATACAATCACCGTCTTTTATTAGAATTAGGAATGCCTTTAATTAAGACTAAGGAACACGCAAATGGCTAA
- a CDS encoding type Z 30S ribosomal protein S14 codes for MAKTSLKIKQARHAKFKVRAYTRCKRCGRPHAVYRKFGICRLCFRHLAYNGSLPGVKKSSW; via the coding sequence ATGGCTAAAACATCATTAAAAATCAAACAAGCACGTCATGCTAAATTTAAAGTAAGAGCTTACACAAGATGCAAACGTTGTGGTCGTCCTCATGCTGTGTATCGTAAATTTGGTATCTGTCGTTTATGCTTTAGACACCTTGCTTACAACGGTAGCTTGCCAGGTGTTAAGAAATCATCATGATAA
- the rpsH gene encoding 30S ribosomal protein S8, protein MHFDPVADIITKINNANRAKIVELQTEASKLKVAILNILLNEGYIRGYEIYDNKEKTKSILKIKLKFDENRVSSLNGIKQISKPGLRIYVSAEKLPKVLNGLGIAIVSTNEGLMTDKLARAKKIGGEVLAYVW, encoded by the coding sequence ATGCATTTTGATCCAGTAGCAGATATCATAACTAAAATAAACAACGCCAATCGTGCTAAGATTGTTGAGTTACAAACTGAAGCTTCTAAACTAAAGGTTGCGATCTTAAACATCTTACTTAATGAAGGCTACATTCGCGGTTATGAGATCTATGACAATAAAGAAAAAACAAAATCAATTTTAAAGATCAAACTTAAGTTTGATGAAAACCGCGTTAGTTCACTAAACGGAATAAAACAAATTTCTAAACCTGGTTTAAGAATTTATGTTTCAGCAGAAAAATTACCGAAAGTTTTAAACGGTTTAGGAATCGCGATCGTTTCAACAAACGAAGGTTTAATGACTGATAAATTAGCAAGAGCCAAGAAGATCGGTGGCGAAGTGCTTGCTTATGTTTGATAG